From Vibrio fortis, a single genomic window includes:
- a CDS encoding MFS transporter yields the protein MKVFPLKDAPLVLLSLIFFIWGLITVSSNSLIPYYKEAFALDYKMAMLFPMAFFITRVTVSLPTSFVMAKIGYRRTLKVCLLWCVLGCLVMAYLVRSQDLTLTLLGILLMASGLSAIQVVSSPYVSLLSTPDKSVIRQSIATASNSIGTVLGPLVLSAVVVIATSYQINSTAEQVSILFLMIVLFFLGLLVFFQRIDVPDIKPKQLTGFWRGLLTLLKNRSFLKLALVLLFYIGVEVSFGTFTITYLADAKYGDLGLISATQIIAAYWVFMFIGRLLFAKFGQRLNSHTLFLCSCLVAIVISITALLLDHLWTGYLLLVVGLCNSTLYPIIYAQALQAAGKQSSQGAAILIMCSIGGIALPFVQASLIDAFTLSMSYVAPALAYIGMVVLYWSVVKHQAKSIA from the coding sequence ATGAAAGTATTCCCGTTAAAAGATGCCCCTCTGGTTTTACTGTCTCTGATATTTTTTATCTGGGGGCTAATCACCGTTTCAAGTAACTCACTCATTCCCTACTACAAAGAAGCTTTTGCTCTCGACTATAAAATGGCAATGCTGTTTCCGATGGCGTTTTTTATCACTCGAGTGACCGTTTCGCTTCCGACATCATTCGTAATGGCAAAAATCGGCTATCGCCGCACATTAAAAGTCTGTTTGCTTTGGTGTGTATTGGGCTGCTTGGTGATGGCATATTTAGTTCGCTCACAAGATTTAACGCTTACCTTGCTTGGTATCTTGTTAATGGCATCGGGGCTCTCTGCTATTCAAGTCGTCAGTTCACCTTATGTATCTCTACTTTCAACACCCGATAAAAGCGTGATTAGACAAAGCATCGCAACAGCGTCTAACTCAATAGGAACAGTACTGGGGCCTTTAGTGCTGAGTGCGGTAGTAGTGATAGCGACAAGCTATCAAATTAACAGTACAGCTGAGCAAGTTTCCATTCTCTTTCTAATGATCGTGCTCTTTTTCCTTGGTTTGCTCGTATTCTTTCAGCGCATTGATGTCCCTGACATTAAACCGAAGCAGCTAACCGGCTTCTGGCGTGGGTTACTTACGTTATTGAAAAATCGTTCTTTCCTAAAATTGGCTCTGGTTCTTCTGTTCTACATTGGGGTTGAAGTGAGCTTTGGTACTTTCACTATTACCTATTTGGCAGACGCAAAGTATGGTGATTTAGGGCTTATCTCAGCCACCCAGATCATTGCTGCGTATTGGGTATTTATGTTTATTGGCCGTTTGTTGTTTGCCAAGTTTGGCCAACGCCTGAACTCACACACTCTGTTTTTGTGTTCATGCTTGGTTGCTATTGTTATCAGTATCACCGCATTGCTGCTTGATCACCTTTGGACAGGCTATTTACTGCTGGTCGTCGGCCTTTGCAACTCGACACTTTATCCGATCATTTACGCTCAAGCGCTTCAAGCAGCTGGCAAACAGAGCTCACAAGGAGCCGCGATTCTGATCATGTGTTCTATTGGTGGAATTGCATTGCCTTTTGTACAAGCGAGCTTAATTGACGCATTTACGCTAAGTATGAGCTATGTTGCGCCAGCACTGGCTTATATCGGTATGGTCGTATTGTATTGGTCAGTGGTGAAGCACCAAGCTAAATCAATCGCTTAA
- a CDS encoding L-ribulose-5-phosphate 3-epimerase encodes MFDSKNKFRLGIYEKAMPASLTWEERFIYAKDAGFDFVEISVDETDERRARLDWSDEEIYELRRLCEKHQMPFQSMCLSAHRKFPFGSMDEAIRTESFIIMEKAISLAYKLGIRCIQMAGYDVYYEPQSAETHARFIDGMKQATKMAERAGIMLGVEIMDTPYLNSLSKFEVLKREIPSPYFMAYPDVGNISGWNYDVCTELKLSRDHLVQVHLKDTLRVSETCKGQFRDLVIGEGQVDFPAIFKTLADIDYSAPLVIEMWAQNDHWLEDIKQAKATLKSIANQSGFEL; translated from the coding sequence ATGTTTGATTCTAAAAACAAATTCAGATTAGGTATTTACGAGAAAGCAATGCCAGCTTCTCTCACTTGGGAAGAACGTTTTATTTATGCTAAAGACGCAGGCTTCGACTTTGTCGAAATCTCTGTCGATGAGACCGACGAGCGTCGTGCACGTCTCGATTGGTCAGACGAAGAAATTTACGAGCTTCGCCGCCTATGTGAAAAGCATCAAATGCCTTTCCAATCAATGTGTCTAAGCGCACACCGTAAATTCCCATTCGGTTCTATGGATGAAGCGATTCGCACAGAGTCTTTCATCATCATGGAGAAAGCGATCTCTCTTGCATACAAACTAGGCATCCGCTGTATTCAAATGGCGGGCTACGACGTGTATTACGAACCGCAATCAGCTGAAACACATGCACGCTTTATCGATGGCATGAAGCAAGCAACGAAAATGGCAGAGCGCGCTGGCATCATGCTGGGCGTTGAGATCATGGATACGCCTTACCTCAACTCGCTAAGCAAGTTTGAAGTCCTAAAACGTGAGATTCCATCTCCTTACTTCATGGCCTACCCAGATGTCGGCAATATCTCTGGTTGGAATTACGATGTTTGTACTGAGCTGAAACTGAGCCGTGACCACCTAGTGCAAGTGCATCTAAAAGATACACTGCGCGTTTCGGAAACCTGCAAAGGTCAGTTCCGAGACCTTGTGATTGGTGAAGGCCAAGTCGACTTCCCTGCGATTTTCAAGACCTTGGCAGACATTGACTACAGCGCACCATTAGTGATCGAAATGTGGGCTCAAAATGACCACTGGTTAGAAGACATCAAACAAGCGAAAGCAACCTTGAAATCGATCGCCAACCAATCTGGCTTTGAGCTATAA
- a CDS encoding IclR family transcriptional regulator → MSEQIKSLSKALTVLEFLGNYPNGVSLQKVSEGTGINKSSVHRILATFEASGYVAQMCSGKEYRLTMKLVQLGHAAINSDVTGTVKPYLSELLDDVNETVNFLSFDADNIIFKDKFEPVNSAFRTRTYVGLHSPMYCSAAGKCYLAFSSDAVRETYWQRNVSTMKPLTENTILDKSQFFDVLDKIKARGYALDDEENEAGISCVAVPIFDKNKSPVYAVSVSSLTPKMKALGYEEIANKIQDITARIEQQLF, encoded by the coding sequence ATGAGTGAGCAAATTAAATCGTTGTCGAAAGCACTGACTGTTCTGGAATTCCTTGGGAATTATCCTAATGGCGTTTCACTACAGAAAGTGTCTGAAGGGACAGGCATCAACAAGTCTTCTGTCCACCGTATTTTGGCAACGTTTGAAGCCTCTGGTTATGTTGCTCAAATGTGCTCAGGTAAAGAGTATCGCTTAACAATGAAGTTAGTTCAGCTAGGGCATGCCGCCATCAACTCTGACGTGACTGGCACTGTTAAGCCTTACCTCTCTGAACTGCTCGACGATGTGAATGAGACGGTGAACTTTCTCTCTTTTGACGCTGATAACATCATCTTCAAAGATAAGTTTGAACCGGTAAATTCCGCGTTTCGTACTCGCACATACGTCGGTTTGCACTCTCCTATGTACTGCTCTGCCGCTGGTAAATGCTACCTAGCGTTCAGCTCTGACGCTGTGCGTGAAACCTACTGGCAGCGCAATGTCAGCACCATGAAGCCATTAACTGAGAATACGATTCTCGATAAATCTCAGTTTTTCGATGTTCTCGACAAGATCAAAGCTCGCGGTTATGCGCTGGACGATGAAGAGAACGAAGCGGGCATTTCTTGTGTTGCTGTTCCTATTTTCGACAAGAACAAATCCCCTGTATACGCGGTAAGTGTCTCTTCACTAACGCCAAAAATGAAAGCGTTAGGCTATGAAGAAATTGCCAACAAAATCCAAGACATCACGGCGCGTATAGAACAACAACTCTTTTAA
- a CDS encoding 3-keto-L-gulonate-6-phosphate decarboxylase UlaD — MTKSLLKPSKPLLQMALDATDIDTALASIEHVADKLDVIEVGTILAFAHGVDSVRILREKYPNHTIVCDMKITDASAILTRLAMEAGANWVTVSAAAHIETIRSAKKVTDEFNGEVQIELYGHWTMDDARAWVDMGITQAIYHRSRDAELAGVSWTEEDLIKMQKLSDIGIELSITGGIVPDDLHLFKNLTAKSFIAGRALAGSNGRDIAENFHTEIGKHW; from the coding sequence ATGACTAAGTCCTTACTAAAACCATCTAAGCCTTTATTACAAATGGCGCTTGATGCGACGGATATTGATACCGCACTCGCGTCTATTGAGCATGTCGCAGACAAGCTCGACGTGATTGAAGTCGGGACGATTCTGGCCTTTGCTCACGGCGTAGACAGCGTAAGAATCCTGCGAGAAAAGTACCCAAACCACACTATCGTGTGTGACATGAAAATCACTGATGCGAGCGCCATTTTAACCCGCCTAGCAATGGAAGCCGGTGCCAACTGGGTAACCGTTAGCGCAGCCGCTCACATTGAGACTATCCGCTCAGCGAAGAAAGTCACCGATGAATTTAACGGCGAAGTACAAATTGAACTGTACGGCCACTGGACAATGGATGACGCACGCGCATGGGTCGATATGGGTATTACACAAGCAATTTACCACCGTTCTCGTGATGCCGAGCTTGCTGGAGTGAGCTGGACAGAAGAAGATTTGATAAAAATGCAAAAATTATCGGATATAGGAATTGAACTATCCATCACTGGTGGTATTGTGCCTGACGATCTGCATTTGTTTAAGAATCTGACTGCAAAATCATTTATTGCTGGCCGCGCTTTAGCCGGAAGTAATGGACGTGATATTGCTGAAAATTTCCATACTGAAATAGGTAAACACTGGTAG
- a CDS encoding FGGY-family carbohydrate kinase, producing the protein MNYYIGIDSGGTFMKAALFNAKGEQQGLSRVSASVINEKQGWVERDLDALWGNAVAVIKQLLETTQVEPTAIKGLSISAQGKGVYLLDKQGKNLGHGIMSSDSRSLPIVKEWLEQGKAQEIYPTTLQTLWTGHPVSIIRWIKENDRQRYDQIGAVMMSHDYLRYRLTGEVAAELTNISESNFFNSITGEYDKALLTTFGIEEIWDALPPVVKPQQQAGKITAAIAEETGLALGTPVFGGLFDVVSTAICSGINSSEDTLNYVMGTWAVTSGISKQVTQETHNFVYGHYAVDGEYIIHEASPTSAGNYEWFADYLGEDGKLDHIQNQALVDALDPASSSVYFVPFLYGSNQGLGLKSGFYGLQSHHTKAHLVQAIWEGILFCHNLHLERMRQRFPKADVLKVTGGPASSPVWMQMLADLTGMTVEVSDVDETGSLGAAMMAMVGAGEFASLAECTQSVTHSASRVEPNPTNYEKYQKKYKHYQRLVQLFKQFEEEMDD; encoded by the coding sequence ATGAATTACTACATCGGAATTGATTCTGGCGGTACCTTTATGAAAGCTGCGCTTTTCAATGCCAAAGGCGAACAGCAAGGTTTGTCACGTGTCTCAGCGAGTGTCATTAACGAAAAGCAAGGTTGGGTAGAACGCGACCTAGACGCGCTGTGGGGCAACGCTGTAGCCGTGATTAAACAGCTACTTGAAACCACGCAGGTTGAGCCAACAGCCATCAAAGGCTTAAGCATTTCAGCGCAAGGTAAAGGTGTCTACTTGCTGGACAAACAGGGCAAAAACTTGGGCCACGGCATCATGTCGTCGGACTCTCGCTCGCTACCTATCGTTAAAGAGTGGTTAGAGCAAGGCAAAGCGCAAGAGATCTACCCAACCACATTGCAAACTCTGTGGACAGGTCATCCTGTATCGATTATTCGTTGGATCAAAGAGAACGACCGTCAGCGCTACGATCAAATCGGTGCGGTAATGATGTCGCACGATTACCTACGTTATCGCTTAACAGGTGAAGTTGCCGCTGAACTGACCAACATCTCAGAAAGCAATTTCTTCAACTCCATTACTGGCGAATACGACAAAGCACTGCTGACAACCTTCGGTATTGAAGAGATCTGGGATGCGCTGCCACCGGTAGTAAAACCTCAGCAGCAAGCGGGCAAAATTACAGCCGCTATCGCTGAAGAGACAGGCCTTGCACTAGGCACTCCAGTCTTTGGTGGCCTATTTGATGTGGTTTCAACAGCCATCTGCTCTGGTATCAATTCATCAGAAGACACCTTGAATTATGTGATGGGCACTTGGGCGGTCACCTCGGGTATTTCCAAACAAGTCACTCAAGAGACGCACAACTTTGTTTATGGCCACTATGCGGTCGATGGGGAATACATCATTCATGAGGCAAGCCCAACCTCAGCAGGTAACTATGAGTGGTTTGCCGACTACCTTGGTGAAGATGGCAAGCTCGACCACATTCAGAATCAAGCATTAGTCGATGCATTAGACCCGGCATCTAGCTCGGTCTACTTCGTGCCATTCCTTTATGGTTCAAACCAAGGCTTAGGGCTTAAATCTGGCTTCTACGGATTACAGTCTCACCACACCAAAGCCCATCTAGTTCAAGCGATTTGGGAAGGCATTCTATTCTGCCATAACCTTCATCTTGAACGTATGCGCCAGCGTTTCCCGAAAGCTGATGTGTTGAAAGTGACTGGCGGTCCTGCCTCTAGCCCGGTTTGGATGCAAATGCTGGCAGACCTTACAGGAATGACGGTTGAAGTCTCCGACGTAGATGAAACAGGCTCACTTGGCGCAGCCATGATGGCTATGGTTGGCGCTGGTGAGTTTGCTTCTCTCGCGGAGTGCACGCAAAGCGTAACTCACTCAGCCTCTCGCGTTGAGCCGAACCCAACAAACTACGAAAAATATCAGAAAAAATACAAGCACTACCAACGACTGGTTCAGTTGTTTAAACAATTTGAGGAAGAAATGGATGACTAA
- a CDS encoding YhcH/YjgK/YiaL family protein: MLVGNTQLSKFTRSYPVAVQNVLEHINSLDTDALAIGRHTLPGFDADQAWFVVLEYKKEPLGCFKPEVHKHYSDLQIVLKGSEIMAWSKDTGDHKLAEPYNEQRDLQFYEYEGVELNFIHAKPQQFYLFTPDTVHITNIENDDSSLVRKLVVKIHNDLLDAK, encoded by the coding sequence ATGCTAGTCGGAAATACTCAACTTTCTAAATTTACCCGTAGCTACCCAGTCGCTGTTCAAAATGTACTGGAGCATATCAACAGCCTAGATACTGATGCTCTAGCGATTGGGCGCCATACCTTACCTGGTTTTGATGCAGACCAAGCTTGGTTCGTTGTACTGGAATATAAAAAAGAGCCTCTCGGATGCTTTAAGCCAGAAGTACACAAGCACTACTCAGATCTACAAATTGTACTTAAAGGTTCCGAAATCATGGCATGGTCTAAAGACACTGGCGACCACAAGCTCGCAGAACCTTACAACGAACAGAGAGATCTGCAGTTTTATGAATACGAAGGGGTTGAACTGAACTTTATCCATGCCAAACCGCAACAGTTCTATCTTTTCACACCCGATACCGTTCATATCACCAACATTGAAAATGACGACAGCTCGCTTGTTAGAAAGTTGGTGGTAAAAATTCACAATGATTTATTGGATGCCAAATAA
- a CDS encoding Cof-type HAD-IIB family hydrolase — MDKSSPHKPCKHKLLALDLDGTVLNSQHTISQELIDAIKSIAQDTHVVIVTGRHHVAAKPYYEQLGLSTPIICCNGTYIFDYQTNTVLEENAIDKQMAAEFITLSQAHDLKMVMYVRDAMLYSKSRPIEYMEALLEWSETFPPAKRPNIQKVDDFHHEAAASEYVWKFVVEGEVDQFAKLPFVQDHFNGERSWIDRVDFAAKGNSKGNALTRYIKPLGFRLEECVAVGDNHNDISMLQAAGLGIAMHNADDTVKNTADLVTDKNNDDKTGLAELLSRLFK; from the coding sequence ATGGATAAGTCATCACCACACAAGCCTTGTAAACATAAGCTTCTAGCTCTCGATCTCGATGGAACAGTGCTCAACTCTCAACACACCATCAGCCAAGAGTTAATCGACGCAATCAAAAGCATCGCGCAAGACACACATGTGGTGATAGTGACCGGCCGTCACCATGTTGCTGCTAAACCTTACTACGAACAGTTGGGTTTATCGACGCCGATCATTTGCTGTAACGGTACTTATATCTTTGATTACCAAACCAATACCGTTCTTGAAGAAAATGCCATCGACAAACAGATGGCTGCGGAATTTATCACGCTTTCTCAAGCACATGATCTCAAAATGGTGATGTATGTGCGTGACGCCATGCTCTACTCAAAAAGTCGCCCTATCGAATACATGGAAGCGCTACTTGAATGGTCAGAGACATTTCCACCAGCGAAACGTCCGAACATCCAGAAAGTCGACGACTTCCATCATGAAGCCGCTGCATCTGAGTACGTTTGGAAATTTGTCGTCGAGGGAGAAGTCGACCAATTCGCCAAACTTCCATTTGTCCAAGACCACTTTAATGGCGAGCGTTCTTGGATCGATCGCGTCGATTTCGCAGCGAAAGGAAACAGCAAAGGCAACGCGCTTACTCGTTACATCAAGCCACTAGGCTTCCGCCTTGAAGAGTGTGTCGCTGTCGGTGATAACCACAATGACATCTCAATGCTGCAAGCCGCAGGTCTCGGTATAGCCATGCACAATGCCGACGACACCGTTAAAAACACCGCAGACCTTGTCACAGACAAAAATAACGATGACAAGACAGGGCTCGCAGAACTTTTAAGCCGCTTATTTAAATAG
- a CDS encoding L-ribulose-5-phosphate 4-epimerase: MYQELKERVLAANLQLPKYGLVTFTWGNVSEIDRERGVIAIKPSGVEYDVMTADDIVVVDLEGNRVEGTMNPSSDTATHIELYKAFPSIGGIVHTHSRNATIWAQAGRDIPALGTTHADYFYGDVPCTRLLTKAEIESDYEKNTGLVIIEEFNQRDIDPQAMPGAIIAGHAPFTWGKDGSDAVHNAVVMEEIAAMATATRSISPEVAIQPELLDKHYNRKHGKNSYYGQK, encoded by the coding sequence ATGTACCAAGAATTAAAAGAACGCGTTCTCGCAGCTAACTTACAACTTCCTAAATATGGCCTTGTGACCTTCACTTGGGGTAACGTCTCTGAAATCGACCGCGAGCGTGGTGTCATTGCGATTAAACCTTCTGGTGTTGAATACGATGTAATGACGGCAGACGATATTGTGGTTGTCGACCTTGAAGGCAATCGTGTTGAAGGGACAATGAACCCATCTAGCGATACCGCAACTCACATTGAACTCTACAAAGCGTTTCCATCCATTGGCGGCATTGTTCATACGCACTCTCGCAACGCGACGATTTGGGCGCAAGCAGGCCGAGACATTCCAGCGCTAGGTACCACACATGCTGACTACTTCTACGGCGATGTACCTTGTACCCGACTCCTTACCAAAGCAGAAATTGAATCTGATTACGAAAAAAACACTGGTCTTGTGATCATCGAAGAGTTCAACCAACGCGATATTGATCCGCAAGCAATGCCTGGCGCGATCATTGCCGGTCACGCACCGTTTACTTGGGGTAAAGATGGTTCAGATGCTGTCCATAACGCTGTGGTGATGGAAGAAATCGCAGCTATGGCAACCGCAACTCGCTCAATCAGCCCAGAGGTCGCGATTCAACCAGAACTGCTAGATAAACACTACAACCGCAAACACGGCAAAAACTCATACTACGGACAGAAGTAA
- a CDS encoding DctP family TRAP transporter solute-binding subunit, translating into MKTLLKMTLLASTIAMSANTFAATTLKLAHAAPESDLQQDLSLFFKKEVEARSNGEIKVNVYPQGQLGSDKQMIDGSRAGIVDLTMVGLNNYNGLMPESAAFTLPFMFPDRQTAYKVLDGEPGKEVLTKFEKFGLKGLGFPENGYRNMTNNEKPIRVPSDVEGLQMRVNGSKALNDMFNELGANPQQLPVSELYTALETGVVDSQDHPIPVTLSFKFDEVQKYLSLTQHAYSPLVLTMNLRKFNKLSAEEQKIIEEVSAEAVAMQRKLSVEKEEQMISQLEANGMQVNRDVDGKAFQEAIQPVWNAYIEKNGDVMINKIKVAAK; encoded by the coding sequence ATGAAAACCCTACTAAAAATGACTCTACTTGCTTCAACCATCGCGATGAGCGCTAACACGTTTGCTGCAACAACGCTTAAGCTTGCACACGCTGCACCAGAGTCTGACCTGCAACAAGACCTATCTCTTTTCTTTAAGAAAGAAGTAGAAGCTCGTTCTAATGGCGAAATCAAAGTCAACGTATACCCTCAAGGTCAGCTAGGCAGTGATAAGCAGATGATCGACGGTTCTCGTGCTGGCATCGTTGATTTAACGATGGTTGGTTTGAACAACTACAACGGCCTGATGCCTGAATCAGCAGCGTTCACTCTGCCGTTCATGTTTCCAGACCGCCAAACGGCATACAAAGTACTGGACGGTGAACCGGGTAAGGAAGTGCTAACTAAGTTCGAGAAATTCGGTCTGAAAGGTCTTGGTTTCCCAGAGAACGGTTACCGCAACATGACCAACAACGAAAAACCTATTCGTGTTCCTTCTGATGTTGAAGGTCTGCAAATGCGTGTAAACGGCTCTAAAGCACTGAACGATATGTTCAACGAGCTAGGTGCTAACCCACAACAGCTACCAGTTTCTGAGCTATACACAGCACTTGAAACGGGCGTTGTTGATTCACAGGACCACCCAATTCCAGTAACGCTGTCGTTCAAGTTTGACGAAGTACAAAAGTACCTAAGCCTGACACAGCACGCTTACTCACCATTGGTTCTGACAATGAACCTACGCAAGTTCAACAAACTAAGTGCTGAAGAACAAAAAATCATCGAAGAAGTATCGGCTGAAGCAGTCGCAATGCAACGTAAGTTAAGCGTAGAGAAAGAGGAGCAAATGATTTCTCAGCTTGAAGCGAACGGTATGCAAGTTAACCGCGACGTTGATGGCAAAGCCTTCCAAGAAGCGATTCAACCCGTATGGAACGCATACATTGAGAAAAATGGTGATGTGATGATCAACAAGATCAAGGTTGCAGCTAAGTAA
- a CDS encoding TRAP transporter large permease subunit: MTLAIFLSVLIVSILLGLPVAFALLLSSMALMLHMDFFSADILAQSLINGVDSFTLLAIPFFLIAGEVMASGGLSQRIVRLATTYVGHRQGGLGYVAIMTSVLLAGLSGSAVADAAALVSILYPMMKAAKYPEAPSMGLLASGGIIAPVIPPSIPLILVGVAGGISIKNLFLGGIVPGLLMGMTLMFVWRMTVRKENLATSERATKAEKRAALKDGIWALFLPVIIIVGIRFGIFTPTEAAVVAAAYAIFISTFVYKELTLKSFYHIVLNAGRSTAMVMFLVGCAMVAAWLITVAQLPQQLAEMLGPLVDSPRLLMAVIMLLVLCVGMVMDLSPTILILVPLLMPVIKMAGIDPTYFGLLFVINCSIGLITPPVGTVLNVVCGVARVPMSTAVKGVLPFIAAYMALLTLFVIFPSIITVPMSYVIG; the protein is encoded by the coding sequence ATGACGTTAGCCATTTTCTTATCGGTATTGATTGTCTCAATCTTACTTGGTCTTCCTGTTGCGTTTGCACTGCTATTGTCTTCAATGGCACTGATGCTGCACATGGATTTCTTTAGTGCGGACATTCTTGCGCAGTCTTTAATTAATGGTGTCGACAGCTTTACGCTACTCGCAATCCCATTCTTCCTAATTGCCGGTGAAGTAATGGCGTCGGGTGGCTTGTCACAACGTATTGTTCGACTAGCTACTACGTATGTTGGTCACCGCCAAGGTGGCTTGGGTTACGTAGCCATCATGACTTCGGTTCTACTTGCCGGCCTTTCCGGCTCAGCAGTAGCAGATGCAGCAGCATTGGTAAGTATCCTTTACCCAATGATGAAAGCAGCTAAATACCCAGAAGCACCATCAATGGGTCTGCTAGCTTCAGGTGGCATCATCGCACCAGTTATCCCACCTTCAATTCCACTTATCTTAGTTGGTGTTGCTGGCGGTATTTCAATTAAAAACCTTTTCCTAGGCGGTATTGTTCCTGGCCTATTGATGGGTATGACATTGATGTTTGTGTGGCGTATGACGGTTCGCAAAGAGAACTTAGCAACCTCTGAGCGCGCAACCAAAGCAGAAAAACGCGCAGCACTTAAAGATGGTATCTGGGCTCTATTCTTGCCTGTCATCATCATTGTAGGTATCCGCTTCGGTATCTTTACTCCAACAGAAGCGGCGGTTGTCGCAGCAGCGTACGCAATCTTCATCTCAACGTTTGTTTATAAAGAGCTAACGCTAAAGAGCTTCTACCACATTGTACTTAATGCTGGCCGCTCTACCGCAATGGTTATGTTCTTGGTTGGCTGTGCCATGGTGGCAGCTTGGCTAATTACTGTCGCTCAATTACCACAACAGCTTGCTGAAATGTTAGGTCCACTGGTCGATAGTCCTCGACTACTAATGGCCGTAATCATGCTGCTTGTTCTGTGTGTTGGCATGGTGATGGATTTAAGCCCGACCATTCTAATTCTGGTTCCGCTACTGATGCCTGTTATCAAAATGGCTGGAATCGACCCAACTTACTTTGGCCTATTGTTCGTTATCAACTGTTCAATTGGTCTGATTACGCCTCCAGTAGGCACCGTACTGAACGTAGTGTGTGGTGTAGCTCGAGTGCCAATGTCGACGGCTGTGAAAGGCGTACTACCCTTCATTGCTGCATACATGGCCCTACTCACACTGTTTGTCATCTTCCCTAGCATTATCACTGTGCCAATGTCGTATGTCATTGGTTAA